The sequence below is a genomic window from Phaeodactylum tricornutum CCAP 1055/1 chromosome 27, whole genome shotgun sequence.
AGCGACCGTCGTACCAGTGGGCCAAGCATTCATCCTTCTTCAGCAACTGCGGGTGCAATTCCAGCGTCGTGACCGTACGCCCAAAAAGCGTGAGACAGGTTTGGATAGTTTGCGGTCTCGTTCGGTGTTTCGTAATCCAATAGCGAATGGTTTCTTCAGCCTGCGTAATCTCCCGCCCCGTCCACGTAGGTGACGGAGCATCCCAACGAAGGAGACGGGACGTTTCTGCAACCCATAATTCCTCGGATTTGGATACGTCGAATCGCAGTTGGACGTCCTTCTCGGGAGATGCATTGTCGGTAAATGACTCCACGTTGGGATTCCAAAGAGTCGGTGAGTGTTGAAAAGCCAAGGAGCGGTTGGAAACGCCGTGTGTGCCTAGGGCTCCTGGAGTATTCCTTCGACCCGACAGTGATGGTATTCGGCACGGAGAAGGGGAGACGACGGAACCATGCAACGTCCTAGATCGAGGCCGCACGCAAGGACGAGCACGTACGGTAAAGAGCGCGGCAACACGGTTTCCTGTCACGACGGACGGCATCACGTCGAGGCCTTGGCAAAGGCAAGTACGGCTCTCCTGTTCACAGTCTCCAATACCACAGGAAAAGGTGTGCGTCTGGTTTCAGCAGCGCGCCGTCTCGAACACAGCGAACTAGTCCTCTCTACAGTACTTGTTACTTGTTGTGCTTTTCCTCACGTTCTACCTATGCTTCGAGTGTAATGCATACCTATCTACCTCTAGAGCCGTTGCGCACCTCTTCACCATTTCACGGCGCCATGGTGTACAGTGTTTGAGAATCCGTGAATGAGTGTTCCGTGTATGCCATCCCCGCACTCCGGGTGTTTTGTCCTCTTCGCCAGTATTTACAGTAACCTCCGGGTACTCTCGACGATACAGTCTGGCTTTGTCCGACAAAAACTCCAATTGTCACGGTCAACTCGGGCAAATTCGTCGGCGTTTCGAACCCCTTCCCGTCCGAGAGCTGACCGTGAAGCAACCAACGACTACTAGCTACTAGACCGACGCCAAGGCCAATCAACTGAGGCAAGCGACGCGACACTCATGCGTGTCATTGCAGGAGTCGGATCGATCATTCCAGCACACTCACCCCCCTGTTTGTTGCAGGAGTAGGGAGTAGTACTAGCTACCAACCTTGGTTGCTAGGATTGCTCTTGGTCATTCCGTTACGACGCGAAGGAACAAACGGGGTCGTTGCATTGACTTAGTAGATAGACAGCAGCTGCCGCCAACATGGTGGTCGTTTACACGCCGCTATCTATCTGGGTCCAGTGTGCCAGTTTGGCCTTTACCCTGGGCGGTATGCACGGTGATTTATTGGCCATTCGGTTTTTCCTCTTTCTCGCGTACGTCTTTTTGTTCCTCAACGCCTGCTTGGGATCTCCCCTGTGGGGTGCACCCACCAATTCGGGAGGAGTAGCCGTGGACAGCCTACTCTGGGCAGTTTTGAATATGTACGTGCACGGCTCATCGCTCGTCCGACTCGTTCTGGACGAGCGACCCGTGCACTTgaccgaagaggaagacgcACTCTGGCGTATGTTCTATCGCACCGGTGGACTCTCCAAACGACTCTTTCACGCAATCCTCGTCCCGCATTTGGAAGTCATTGAGGCACAAGCCGGCGACGAACTCCTCACGGAAGATTTCTTTTACATTCAGTACCACGGAAGGGCGCATTTGCAAGTACTGGACGGCGAGCGCCTGGTTGCGGATCGCTATACAAGGTCGGGAGAAATGTTTGATTTCAAGTGTCTAGGCAGTAAGTACTACTAGTAAGGAGGCAAGCTACCGTAGCTAGCATATCCTTGGTTACAATGACATCTTTCTCACGCCTAACGACTTTTGCCACACTCGTGTCCTTCCCGCACAGTGTTCCCCGCCAACACCATGATAGCCAAACACGTGGTCAAATGCCGGTGCGAGAACCGCACGAAACTCTTTCGATTTAGCCGCGCCAATATGGAACGGATTGCACACCACAATTTTGTCAAGGGCATTTGGCAATCACTCCTCATCAACAATATATCGTTCGTGCTCGAACGCCAGCGCGTGGACGACCGGGATTGCATCCTCCCCGAAGGAGCCTGCGACGCCATCTTTGCACCCCTCCAGCCCTGGGAAGAACCGAATTCCATTCTGGCTGGATCCAATAAATCCTTATCCCGCCCCACGGCGCATTTGTTGTTTTCCATTCACAAGTCGTTCAGTCCCCCGTGGCCCTTTGGGGGACACCCAACGGGGATGCGGCAAGTGCAGCTGCCACCACCCGTGCCGCCCCCGTCGGGCGATCCGCAAGCCTATCCACCGTTACACAATATCTCGTCGCGTGGCTGGCATGACGAGGATGAGGACGACATCGGCACGACCGGCCACCGCATGCGCACCTGGTTATGGTCAATTCCTCGGCGAGTCATGTCCCGACGCAATTCGGcggaatcttcgtcgtctacCCCTGCCCTGGGCGAACTAGAGCCCGACACCGTTGAAGACGATTTCGAAGGAAAAGTTGCCACCGAACTGTTAGTGGAGGCGACCGAAGATTGGCAGGTAGCAATTCACGATCGGCCGGAAGCAGCTGCCAGAGCATCTCGTGAGAACGAAAAGACTGCCAATGTTTGAAGGTTTTTGCGCAAACCGTGATGGACAATATCGCGGTCCGCAATTGTGTTGATGGGTCGGTTGAAAGTGTGAGCTATGAACTTGCCGGCCGGGATCGCGTTCGATCCGCCATGCCAAGGGTGAGAATTTTGTGTACGGAATAATTGTATATCGAGAATGTATTGATTCCCGGTAACCAGTTTTCGTGATTCCTCTCGGGCACCATATTTCTGGTGGCGGTCCGGAGTAGAATACCTTTTAATGTCCGGTCAATGTCGGTCAATCAAAGGACCATAATTATCTTTGTTCTTGGTGTCTCGTCTGGTGCGGTATCGCCGTTCGACTGAACTTCCAGGATTGTTGCCGGTGGGAAAACGAAATTATCACGCAGACATGCGTCATAGATTGTAAATACAGTTGATTCGGATCTGTCGTTCACGTTCCTCAGTCGGTCTCGTTTCTGAAAATATTTAAGAAATCGAAGAGTCGTTGTCATGATGATTGGCTGATATTTCGCTATCCTGGATGACGTCAATTCAGAGTTAACAATATATTCGAAGACGACTTTCATTTAGTTTATCAATTGGATGACGCCTCGCCCCGTTGGCCCTCGAATTCCTACCTTGGCTTTCCTCCTTtggaaaaattggaaaaggatCGACATCGACGACGTGGGCGCCTTCTCCAGGCACGCATACGTCATCGTTGGCTCTGAAGATTCACTAAGTCTGGGGCCGTTCGCGGGCGAAGGTCTAGCAGAAGGCCACTACCACACGGAAGGGTAAATTCATAAAGTAGGACTTCAACCTGCGACAAAAATTGACTGGAAAGGGCAACTAATCGTCATATCCCACCGGCATTGGGCCCAAAGACGCTGTCGCATCCCAATCCATCACCTAACTTCCCGCGGCGTGCCGGGACCGTAGCCATCACGCGTACAACAAACATCAGCCAAGACCAATTCTCGCAACCATTTTCCGAAAGAGACAGCACCGACGGTCAACTGCAACCATCGATCTACCCATCAACTCGAATAAAACGGTTGCAATCATAAGGTAAGACAAGCTGTTACTGCACAGTGTCGGGTAGCTTCGTACCGCCGCGTTGTTACTTTCGTGCTGGTTGATATGACTAAACATCCACGCCGCCCAAAGCTGGCAGCGCTCCGAGTGAGAATCGACGTGAAGGTAATATTGACAATCCGTGTCGGTCGTGATGTAAGCGAG
It includes:
- a CDS encoding predicted protein, with amino-acid sequence MVVVYTPLSIWVQCASLAFTLGGMHGDLLAIRFFLFLAYVFLFLNACLGSPLWGAPTNSGGVAVDSLLWAVLNMYVHGSSLVRLVLDERPVHLTEEEDALWRMFYRTGGLSKRLFHAILVPHLEVIEAQAGDELLTEDFFYIQYHGRAHLQVLDGERLVADRYTRSGEMFDFKCLGMFPANTMIAKHVVKCRCENRTKLFRFSRANMERIAHHNFVKGIWQSLLINNISFVLERQRVDDRDCILPEGACDAIFAPLQPWEEPNSILAGSNKSLSRPTAHLLFSIHKSFSPPWPFGGHPTGMRQVQLPPPVPPPSGDPQAYPPLHNISSRGWHDEDEDDIGTTGHRMRTWLWSIPRRVMSRRNSAESSSSTPALGELEPDTVEDDFEGKVATELLVEATEDWQVAIHDRPEAAARASRENEKTANV